One window from the genome of Fibrobacter sp. UWEL encodes:
- a CDS encoding glycosyltransferase, whose protein sequence is MNLKILYILSGSDFAGSTLSFLTIAENVKKRGDNPFVILPNHNIDLEIILRSRQIPYFIAPVHFFCYPQKFRGFWFLFDIRDIIVNEIRSFLAIKKIVSEIKPDIIHTNVGPVSIGHFISKYFKLPHIWHIREYGDLDFNLHPFPNKRFFHHCLSQDYPIAITKDIFNYNQLTNNKKASIVYNGVRSQDEICFNENKEHFFLCASRVSPEKGHKTVIKAFSVFSKDYDDYRLVILGEGSREYQEELLEFTRTLHCESKVEFKGFISNVSDYMKKATALIVASPAEGFGRMTAEAIFAGCIVLGKNSGGTKEILEEAGGFLFNSELELLESMKKVIQLKTCEYQNFIQNAQGIAKKLYSTENCIDMIYTVYRKALDNSHG, encoded by the coding sequence ATGAACTTGAAAATACTTTACATTCTATCCGGATCAGATTTCGCAGGATCAACCCTGTCGTTTCTGACTATTGCCGAGAATGTAAAAAAAAGAGGGGATAATCCTTTTGTTATTCTCCCTAACCACAACATTGACTTAGAAATAATCCTACGTTCAAGACAAATTCCATATTTTATAGCACCGGTACATTTTTTTTGCTATCCTCAAAAATTTCGTGGCTTTTGGTTCCTCTTTGACATAAGAGATATCATTGTAAATGAAATACGATCTTTTCTTGCAATAAAAAAAATTGTATCAGAAATAAAACCCGATATCATACATACAAACGTAGGCCCAGTTAGCATTGGCCATTTCATTTCGAAATACTTTAAATTACCCCATATATGGCACATTAGAGAATACGGCGATTTAGACTTTAATTTACATCCGTTTCCTAACAAGAGATTCTTCCATCATTGTTTATCACAAGACTACCCAATCGCAATAACAAAAGATATATTCAACTACAATCAATTAACAAACAATAAAAAAGCATCCATTGTATACAACGGTGTTCGTTCGCAAGATGAAATATGTTTCAACGAAAACAAAGAACATTTTTTTCTTTGCGCAAGTCGTGTTAGTCCAGAAAAAGGACATAAAACAGTAATCAAAGCCTTTTCTGTGTTTTCTAAAGATTACGACGATTACAGATTAGTCATTTTAGGCGAAGGCTCTAGAGAATATCAAGAAGAGTTACTTGAGTTCACCCGCACATTACATTGCGAGTCAAAAGTTGAATTCAAAGGATTCATTTCTAATGTTTCTGACTATATGAAAAAGGCTACAGCCCTAATCGTTGCTTCTCCTGCGGAAGGCTTTGGAAGAATGACCGCAGAAGCAATTTTTGCAGGATGTATCGTTTTAGGAAAGAATTCCGGAGGGACAAAGGAAATCCTTGAGGAAGCTGGTGGATTTCTATTTAATTCTGAGCTAGAATTATTAGAATCAATGAAAAAAGTTATTCAATTAAAGACGTGTGAATACCAAAACTTCATTCAAAATGCACAAGGAATAGCCAAAAAACTATATTCTACAGAGAATTGCATAGATATGATATACACCGTTTATAGAAAAGCGTTAGATAATTCTCATGGATAA
- a CDS encoding glycosyltransferase, with product MKTKFLYTLVSSENDCYLEQAFLSMASLKYNNPEAKIILLVDQVTNSSFHDNRKKLLSYVDELKVIDVDRESSAFFRSRFIKTNARNLVEGDFLYIDSDTIITKSLNDIDQCQYEIAACQDSHVPFNLNPYKATCKKHAELLNWDLNDDVTYFNSGVIYVKDTQNTRDFYKLWHKEWLSGTKSKVFMDQPSFAKANHIMGDSIRMLDDIWNCELKYGMQFLKDAKIVHYLCSNKNIHSINNVFLLNDQNYFESIKKNCSITDNIKQLFTDPFKGIVSGTTLINNSVYSDSIVWYLLNNRGSIIYNIVNTLFKFLFALRRFFFKTYQ from the coding sequence ATGAAGACAAAATTTCTCTACACTCTAGTAAGTAGCGAGAATGATTGCTATTTAGAGCAAGCGTTTCTTTCTATGGCCTCATTAAAGTACAATAATCCCGAGGCCAAAATTATTTTGCTTGTTGATCAAGTAACAAATTCGTCTTTTCACGACAATCGAAAAAAGTTATTGTCGTACGTAGATGAACTGAAGGTCATTGATGTTGATAGAGAATCAAGTGCTTTTTTTAGATCAAGGTTTATAAAAACAAATGCAAGAAATCTCGTTGAAGGAGACTTTCTATACATTGACTCAGACACAATAATCACAAAGTCCCTTAACGACATTGATCAATGTCAATATGAAATTGCAGCATGCCAGGATTCCCACGTTCCATTCAATCTAAATCCCTACAAAGCCACATGTAAAAAGCACGCTGAGTTACTAAACTGGGATTTAAATGACGATGTCACTTACTTTAATTCCGGTGTAATTTATGTAAAAGACACCCAGAACACACGCGATTTTTACAAACTTTGGCACAAAGAGTGGCTTTCAGGAACAAAGTCTAAAGTCTTTATGGACCAACCTTCATTCGCAAAGGCTAATCACATAATGGGTGATTCAATTAGGATGCTTGACGATATATGGAATTGCGAATTGAAATACGGCATGCAGTTTTTAAAAGATGCCAAGATAGTTCATTACTTATGCAGCAACAAAAACATCCATAGCATCAACAACGTCTTTTTGCTAAACGACCAGAATTATTTTGAGAGCATCAAGAAAAACTGCTCAATAACAGACAACATCAAACAATTATTTACCGACCCGTTCAAAGGAATCGTTTCTGGAACAACATTAATAAACAATTCTGTTTATTCCGATTCCATCGTGTGGTATCTTTTAAACAATCGCGGATCAATCATCTACAATATCGTAAATACATTATTTAAATTTCTTTTTGCATTAAGGCGCTTTTTCTTCAAAACTTATCAATAG
- a CDS encoding glycoside hydrolase family 99-like domain-containing protein: protein MDKPFIIAYYLPQFHPIPENDEWWGKGFTEWTNVAKAKPLFRGHYQPKIPADLGFYDLRVPEVREQQAELAREAGVDGFCYWHYWFGNGKELLERPFKEVVESGKPNFPFCLGWANESWESKIWNAEGHKTKQILIEQQYPGEKDSTNHFYSLINAFKDPRYIRIQGAPLFLIYKPELHPDIKKFMDTWNLLIRKEGIAEHFFFVGTCSDTTYDSILRMGFNAQTVHLGERMRAAYKDRSVFYRKIHDFFRTLFHRPLIISYKQCIKHLWNPSIDRKESTIPTLLSNWDHSPRSKNQALVIHDCTPELFEKHCNEIFSNIANKKNKLLFLKSWNEWGEGNYMEPDLKFGKARIKALKKAKINSFEK from the coding sequence ATGGATAAGCCTTTCATTATCGCCTACTACCTTCCCCAATTTCATCCCATTCCAGAAAACGACGAATGGTGGGGCAAGGGCTTTACCGAATGGACAAATGTTGCAAAAGCAAAGCCGCTATTCAGAGGACATTACCAACCAAAGATTCCTGCTGACTTAGGCTTTTATGACTTACGAGTTCCCGAAGTTCGCGAACAGCAAGCTGAACTAGCTCGAGAAGCCGGAGTTGACGGTTTTTGCTATTGGCACTATTGGTTCGGCAATGGAAAAGAGTTGCTTGAACGCCCTTTTAAAGAGGTTGTTGAATCGGGAAAACCTAATTTTCCATTCTGCCTTGGTTGGGCAAATGAAAGCTGGGAATCCAAGATTTGGAACGCCGAGGGACACAAAACAAAACAAATTCTCATAGAACAGCAGTATCCTGGAGAAAAGGACTCAACAAACCATTTCTACTCACTGATAAATGCATTCAAAGATCCTAGATATATAAGGATTCAAGGAGCTCCACTATTCCTTATTTACAAGCCAGAGTTGCATCCTGATATAAAAAAATTCATGGACACCTGGAACCTTCTGATCCGCAAAGAAGGCATTGCGGAGCACTTTTTCTTTGTAGGAACATGCTCAGACACAACATACGATTCAATACTAAGAATGGGATTCAACGCACAAACAGTCCATCTAGGTGAAAGAATGAGAGCGGCTTACAAAGACCGATCCGTATTTTACCGTAAAATTCACGACTTCTTTAGGACTCTTTTTCACAGGCCCTTAATCATTTCATACAAACAATGCATAAAACACCTATGGAACCCCTCTATTGACCGAAAAGAATCAACCATTCCCACACTTTTGTCAAATTGGGACCACTCCCCACGAAGTAAAAATCAAGCTTTAGTCATACACGATTGCACTCCAGAGCTATTCGAAAAACATTGCAACGAAATTTTTTCAAATATAGCTAACAAAAAAAACAAACTACTTTTTTTGAAATCTTGGAACGAATGGGGCGAGGGAAACTATATGGAGCCAGATTTAAAATTTGGCAAAGCCCGTATCAAAGCACTTAAAAAAGCCAAAATCAACAGTTTCGAAAAATAG
- a CDS encoding glycosyltransferase, whose translation MIHSQVPLVSVIIPVYNADKYLDRCLSSIITQTYTSIEIILIDDGSKDNSASICDSYAAKDNRITVIHKENEGQSVARNIGTDTSTGEYILYVDADDEIPQNAISLFIEKLNEHPQAEMVVGEIKSIPNDPTRYSANYYKRFDYIDNNLWVREHFYRFKNRLATNPVNKLIKRSFITQNQLNFKPGIIHEDELWMFHISQRLSRLAFVHEATYLRYINPNSIMTGSSDLKKSKAWGIILKEIFNHFSEPAWKEQYFAYTKQWMNFYNPHNKFAEYEDVWEKIVEMAIKKRLFFFIVLMICYKKSYPILQGHGIGFIIWATSKIVYKQAV comes from the coding sequence ATGATACATTCACAAGTTCCATTAGTATCCGTCATCATCCCAGTCTACAACGCAGACAAATACCTAGATAGATGTTTATCTAGCATCATCACGCAGACTTACACATCAATAGAAATCATTCTTATCGATGACGGTTCTAAGGATAACAGCGCAAGCATTTGCGACAGCTATGCAGCCAAAGACAACCGCATTACAGTCATCCATAAAGAAAATGAAGGTCAGTCTGTCGCAAGAAACATCGGCACAGACACGTCAACAGGGGAATACATTCTTTATGTTGATGCAGATGATGAAATTCCTCAAAATGCAATAAGTCTATTTATTGAGAAACTGAACGAACATCCGCAAGCAGAAATGGTTGTCGGAGAAATCAAATCTATACCAAACGACCCAACAAGATACTCTGCAAACTATTACAAGCGTTTCGACTACATAGACAACAATTTATGGGTTAGAGAACATTTCTACCGATTCAAAAATAGACTTGCAACAAATCCGGTTAACAAGCTCATAAAAAGATCCTTTATCACACAAAATCAATTGAATTTCAAACCTGGAATTATTCATGAAGACGAGCTATGGATGTTCCATATTTCACAAAGATTAAGTAGATTAGCGTTTGTCCACGAAGCAACTTATCTTCGCTATATCAACCCAAATTCAATCATGACGGGAAGCAGTGATTTAAAAAAGAGTAAAGCATGGGGTATTATTTTAAAAGAAATATTCAACCATTTCTCTGAACCCGCGTGGAAAGAACAATATTTCGCCTATACAAAGCAGTGGATGAATTTCTATAACCCACACAATAAGTTTGCGGAATACGAAGATGTATGGGAAAAAATCGTTGAAATGGCTATAAAAAAACGCCTTTTCTTCTTCATAGTCCTTATGATTTGCTACAAAAAAAGCTATCCTATTTTGCAGGGACACGGAATCGGTTTTATTATTTGGGCAACTTCTAAAATAGTATACAAACAGGCCGTTTAA